ATGTCTCCTCTTGCAGTCCTGAGTGACTGCTTTATCTACTAGTAACTGGTGCTTTGCTCGTCTGATGTTAATACCAATGCCTGGCTCAATGTATCGAGCCTTGTGCCTGCTCATCTTAGCTGCTGTGATGCCTGACAGGAGCTTCCATGTTGTGCAGAGGCAGATTATTGGGCTTCTGGGGTTACTTCCGAATCAGGACTGTCCTGTCTGTAGTTAACCATTAAGGGTTACATCTATTAGTAGCTGGCTCATTTTCATCTCCAATTCTACCCAACTCTACCAATAAAGTGAAGTGTGCCTCTTTGGCCAGTAGGCATTGATCATTTTGGGGCTTGGACCAGTCAGCTCTTCATACTTGATACCCTCTCTTGGATGTCTGCTATTGTGATGGTTAGTGGATCTTGTTCAGGAAGGTTTCTGTGGTCTGCTCTCAGGTCCAATAGTCAATGTGATGCTTCCTTATCCCATATGCTTTTTCAGTATTGTTCAGTTGCCAGTTGGCGCTTGTGTGTCTACAGTTATGTTATTCCCCTGCCACTGAGAGTACACTATGAAAAGCTCAGTGAAGACTATCTGGTTTATTCTCCTCGCTTAAATTTCTCTGGTGTACCTCTTCAGCTGGTTAGACCGGGCTGTGAGTCCTTGCTTGGCAGTCTCCAAGGCCTTGGGTATGGACAATTTGTTTCTAGTTACCCTTTTCTTCACCATGCCTTTCTGCAATTCCAATGTCTGGCTAGCTTTTCTCCCTGTTGCCTTGATCTTGACCTCTAAccatataaaaaaaaggtgttacATTTCTTTACTTCCTTCAAATTtgcaaaagattttttaaactatttaaaatgttgcctATTTACATCTATGGTTAGTAGCTAGTAAGCCTTTTCTACATTCTCTTTGTTGGCGTATTCTGTAAGGTGAAATAGTCTGGAACCATTggcaggaaagaggaaagtgtaTCCTGACACCCATGTATGTTCAAATGCATGTGTGTCCACAACGTAAACACAAAAGGAACCTGCACAATATACTGCAGCTTCAGTGGATGTGAAAACCCCACAGGATGCCTTGAAACTCATTGACCTACACAGAATGATAATTACTTCCTAGACTGTCAGTAACCATATAGTACTGACATCtttaattgaaattattttagcattatgaacaacaaccaaaaactaTGAGTAAAATCAGCATAGCGTTGTGTATTTCTAATTTTAGGAGACTACTTGGAGGGTTCTACTCCTGGTCTGCTGGGTTTGGCTCAGCACTACCTGCCTCCTATATTGCTATCCTTCTGGAACGCAAGAGCCGGTGAGATTACTGTCTGTTTACTTTGCCTGCTTCTCTTTCCCACTAAAagtcttaatgtttttttttcttttttgatttttttgtcctttcggcttatcccgtgagttcagggtcgccacagcggatcattgtccgcatgttgatttggcacagtttttacgccggatgcccttcctgatacaaccctccccaatttctaccgggcttggaccagcgctgcacagctggggaggggaatgggcttttaATGTATTGAACTAAAACAATGCACAAAAAAGTTTCTAGGTGCATTTTAAGTATTAGTATTGTTTACTGACAGTCTATATGTCTTCCCTGCCAGGAGAGGGCTGCTGACAATATACATGGCAAATCTTGTAAGAGCCACTCAATTAATTTATACTTTATTAGTTTAACAGAGAGAGATCAGCTTTTGCAACATTATGTATTTAtctgtgtaattttgttttcaggctACGGAGACTTTGTTCCGTATGGCAGTCACAAGAGGCCTTGTCAAACCCATCAAACATGGCGAGGTAAGATTAAAGCGGGCCTGTGTTTGTATAAGTGAAAGTGGCTATATGATGTGGCTTCGGGATTAAATATTCTAACATAATGTAGGACAGCTGTGTCTCTATTGTGATTTAGCACTCTGTTATCAGGTAGCCCTGCTAGCCACATCAAACAAAATCTGAATCTACAGAAATAGATttagataaaataaacaatcaCTGTAAAGTTTACAGCTTCACTTCTGCGGAAGTATAGTTTTGTAAAAGCCCCAGCAGTTCATGTAAAGTTCAGTAAAATCTGATGGAGATTAGTACATCAGGACAGAAGGCAGTGAAGTACTGTATTCAATACTGTATACAACACAGGAGTTATGGTAAATTTAGCTCCTGTGTCATCACAGGCTAAATATCCAAGTGATTTGAACAAATCACCCGCTATGTCTCCAGTGTCACGGAGAGTAAATATAGACATTGGATTGTTTCTTAAAATGGCAAAGAAACTTATTTTTCAACTTATTGTGTCATGGTGGTGTTAATTGTGCAGATGCTTAGGTTCTGCCTGATTTCCTCTGTCTTTGCTTCCTCCAATCAGGTGCTCTTGTTCTGCATAACTGCATCACTCTACATGTTCTTCTTCAGGTGAGCACAACATTAGTGGGCAGATTAtcacagagaaatatttgacGTGGATTGGTTATAAGTAtgcaacaaatattaaaaacccAGATATATATGTAGAGTTTGAGCtagattttgtgtttgtactgcAGAAGTAGAGACGGTCTAAAAGGCTTTGCATTCTCAGCATTAaagtaagtgtttttatttctactaATGACTTTGTTAAGACAACAACAGTGTTTTGGTAAAGATTACAGAGGTGGAGGGCATTTTCTGTCACAGGTTCATTGTCGGTAAAGAAGAGATTCCAGCTCATTCTGTTACAGCAGAGCAAATCTGCACAATTCCCCCTGAAAGGACAGTTGCCCTAGAAACCAAGGATTCACAGGCATCTGCCAGAAGACCTTGCTCCAGGAGTAGAATTCTGGTAGCTCACACCAGGAAACTGCTAGAGTCAATGTGAGAGAAAACCCAAAtatacacagaaacatatgGGTTTAATGGTGGTCACTactgacagtgttttgttttgttttttttaatgcagatgTAAAAAGGGCCCAAGACACAGATGTTGTAAACATCATCAGGACAACTGCATTTCCTACTGTGTCAAAGTAAGTTGAGTTTTAGTTGCTGTGATTGTTCTCATTCATGTAGTAAAAGACAAACTATGGTTTATTAACTATTAACAACAAATAATACacatttgtctcttttctttcattgccCAGGGATTTGTCAGGATGTTCAGTGTTGGCTACCTTATTCAGTGTTGTCTTAAAGTTCCCTCAGCATTCAGGCAGATGTTCTCCAAACCATCCCGACTCCCCTCCCTCTTCTACAACAAAGAGAACTTCCAGCTAGGAGCATTCTTAGGCTCTTTCGTCAGTATCTATAAGGTATATTCAGCACAACATGATGTTTTCCGAATCCCTCTTTTCCTACTGTAGTTTTTCATTAGTATGACACATAAATATTGCCAATTTGtattgtcattttaaagaaacaaataaatatttttaagggAACAAGTTGCTTGCTTCGCTGGGTGCGTAACATTGATGATGAACTCCATGCACTGATAGCTGGTAAGACAGAATTTTGCAAACTGGCCAATTAAATCCCTGTagtaaaatcctttttttcttcattgctCAGATGTTTATCGGtatttaatgtttgattttgtttgcattttttctttcttctctgtcaaGGTTTCCTTGCTGGTACCTCAATGTTCTTCTACAAAAGCACGACAATATCCATGTATCTCTTCTCCAAGCTGGTGGaggtataaaaaaaatccctttgcACATGAAAGAACTTATTTTGTTCAGGTTATTAATTACAATCtgaaaattaattacattaattaattacaatCTGAAAAACCCCATGCACTGTAGTGATCTGGTTACTGTAAATCTGCATATATGGGCCAGTTTATCATTAACAGCAGATGTTAAAATGTATGTCCTTAGACCATGTACTTCAAAGGCATCGAAGCTGGCCGGTTTCCATACTTTCCTCATGCAGACACGGTTCTATATGCCATCTCCACTGCTATCTGTTTCCAAGCTGTAAGTAACACGTACACAAgcatacatttttactttttatttctttatttagtcATATAATATGTGAATTATTACTGTGACATAGGCTGTGATGGAAGTGCATAACCTCAGACCTTCATACTGGAAGTTCCTGCTGCGCTTGACTCAGGGCAGGTATGATATTTCTGACTGGTTCAATTGAGGCCAGTTTGTCAAAGTAAGGCCAGTCCTCATGTTCTTATACCTCTTCTAAGGGTTTTTTTGCTGTTAGGGTTAGAATTAAGTTTAGGTTAGGGTTAAGAATTCAGTTGGGAGGGTTGGGGTTATGTTAAGGGGTAGGAAATGCATTATGTCATGGATTGTCCTCACTTTAATGGCTGTTGTGACTTTGTTATTGGCAAGAGATTAATTTCTGTGCCGTCTCCTAGGTTTGCTTTGATGAACAGACAGTTGCTAGATGAGTTTGGCACTCATGCCTCCAGGGACTTTAAAGGCTTTGTACCCAAGCTGGATGCTCAGTACACAACCATGCTTCCATCTGGAGCCGACATCCAACTCTGATGAATCGGGACCAAGCTCTAGATAGGGCTTTAAGGTTACCTCAATAGGAAATGGACAATTTGCCTGTTATTTCTtggtaatttaataattttaatgtgtTATTCAAGCTCAGAAGTAGTGATCTTGTGTTCTGAGATAGTGTTTGCTTTGTAGGATGGTAAACGCCATTTTTGCTTCAAAGCAAAGTGGTGCAAAATTAGAAGTAAACTCTAATGAGAGTGTGGATAATGCAAGGCATACTAACAAGAAAATCACTTAAATGCATCATTAACATTTGTCAgattttctgtttacattttgcGGGACCACACAAACCTTATCTACAAGTTATGTGTTAATAGGGTCactcaacaaaaaaacaactggttTACTGcgaaattaaaattatttttaggaTGTAACAATATACCTTTTTATTTGGTTTAGTCGTGATGTTTATTTGGACACATGTTGGTTGGCACTGAGTGGAGTTGATTATTTGGATGATTGCTTTCCCATCGAGAGGGAAACTCACTAACTAATCTTGTAGTAGCTGCAATGTTTTCCAGTTTTGGCTTTAATTTAGGGAgacaattttacagttttactatACTTCCTGATAATTATTGAATGTGTACTCTTAAAGACAATGGGTGcaatctgatttttttattctataaaaAACAATGTGAGATGTATTTAGATTGTGTTAtatgatataaaatatataaaaaatatataaaacactgAGGTGGAATTTTGCCATATTTACCTATAGTGTAGATATTTTTTCTTAATGCGCAATTGTGATTccctgagggggaaaaaaatatttttaatttgtactACATTTGGCAGCAATGATTGGAAAGCATTTAATCCCCTTAAAGATACATGGAAAAGGTAAAAGAAAGCAACAAGGACTGAAGACCCCTTAaacttacagtaaatacagttgaGGAAACAGtaaatttgttgtttgtaaattgtaaactgtaaattgtattgAGACTCCTAAATACAAGAAACCAGGTTATTTGAATGAGTCCTCtaggcaggcaggcagaaaaTGCATGTATATTACATAAACTAACCAGGTGGCTTTAAAACCAGCAGTATAAAATAATGGATTTagactttattttcctttttagatttagtttaaCTTGGGATTTAATAAGTTTGGCTACTTCAACATACATGCTATAAAAATTGATCTTTCCATTAGTCCCACTCCTCTGCTGTCACATTGATACTTTCCCAGCCCTCAAAGTTTGCTAAATGGTTGAAATCAGATACCTTGTGTTTCTCTAACCTACTTTATagtaaaatatacaatatatagtCTGTGTATATGACACCAAACCATTTAAATTTATTGATCAGAAATGGGCTCCCAATTTCAAAAAGAGTCTTTTATTATACAGATATATGCCATTATTTAGCTACAGTTAAATTATGTTCCTCAGTCAACACTGcaccttttcatttcattcttttcAATATGCGCTAAAGCAGGTGAAACCTTAGAACCAAACACAGTTgaaaatatatgtgtgtatcaCATAAgttcataaaatataaacactttgttggttgtttgcattttaataaatgcatagtGTCCATTTAAAGTGTACGTTGTGTCTTACAAACATTGATTGAAGCATTGTTTACTGTACAAACCTGTTTCattgaataaaaaacagaacaaagtgcAGTCTCTCAATGCAAACCACACTCTTGTATCTTCAGTTTTGAAGGGGACCATTAATGATTATTTCAGGTGTTAAATATGACTAGAATTTACATAAACTTGTACACTTCTGAAGTTTCTGGCAGTATTTACTGCCAATTCCTTTACTTGAAGTAATAGAATAAGTTATTCATCTCAGCCTTAGATACATGTGACCTCCATAAACAAGCCATATTTGTGAAAAAGTGTGAGATGTTCAGACTAAAGCAGAAGTGTATTAAAATGATACACAACTCTGTGCAAATGTACTTAATATATGTAAAAgggtttatattaaaatattttttcatcccAAGTGAACaacttgtttattttctgcaatGTTCGATCACTATAAAGTAGAAATAGTGCccgttttttgcacatttttaaaagtttgcaaCATTTAAGTagtgcaaacacattttgtattcGTTTCTAAATATTGGTgcacaaaaatctaaattcacatttaaccttaatttgaaaataattgagTCAAGTACGAAACTGATGTTGTGATATGTGAATATATACATGccaaaaaggttttcatttgGACATGAGCAGCTGAGATTGGAGAGACAATGCCTACAGCTGTTGGTATTTAAATGCTCATAATAAATCTGAGCTACGATTACCCACAAAATATGTGAGAGTCTGAAGTCAACTGGAAAAAGGTCCtatggtctgatgagaccaaaggTATGGTTTTTGGCAACGAGACTAGATCTGACTGCTggtgaaaaatgctttttatagtTACTGAAGATGTGTAGCCATATCCATTACCAGTATTATcagtcttgtttgttttgttctagTTAATGctacaataataatattgacaatcagagtaaaaacaataatgttcCAAAAACACTAGTGCTTTAAAATGGATTCTGTAGGCTTGGATGTAGATAAGGATGTTGCTCACAGAATGAAGTTCATTAAATTTACTCTACTTTGTAGGCCTAGTACTATTCATAAGAAGGACACATTTTACTTTCTCAGAAGCAgatgttcattatttttaaattgccaGCCAGGACAAAGTCAACTTGATAGAAATTGAATACAGAACAAgtatcctttttttaatttaatatgtaaGTGTAGAGGTTAGCAGAAGAAAAGATGTAGTGACGACAACTGGTTAACAATCTTAAAAGGTAAACTCCAAAGGCAAGCGTCAAAGCCATATGACGTCATGAATTACATCATTAGTAGACTTGTACGTATACTTCTTTACAGTAGAGATTTTAGAGTCTCATTACTTGTACCGAAGATATCAAGGTATAACACTTGcatttcatgaaatgtaaacacttttctgacaggactttgctttgatgttttctccttgagttagatttctgctgccttgtacctcatttgtaagtcactttggatgaAGGAGTCTGCtagatgactaaatgtaaatgtaaaacgtTCATATAGTCAGCTATGAAACTTACTAAATGTATGCTGCTTAGAAGGCACCTCAGTCCCACAGGTTAAAATTACCTCCCTCTTTGTCTGACAAAGAATCCTGTTTGATGCTTCAAGCTGCAATGTGTTGCAGTATGTTATAGAAAAGATTACAGTGCT
The Channa argus isolate prfri chromosome 24, Channa argus male v1.0, whole genome shotgun sequence genome window above contains:
- the tmem135 gene encoding transmembrane protein 135, with translation MAALSKIPYNCYEIGHTWDPSCVQSAVVVTRSALEVSFKIYAPLYLIAAVLRRKKKEYYIKRLLPEILWSTSFLTANGGLYIVFFCILRRLLGGFYSWSAGFGSALPASYIAILLERKSRRGLLTIYMANLATETLFRMAVTRGLVKPIKHGEVLLFCITASLYMFFFRSRDGLKGFAFSALKFIVGKEEIPAHSVTAEQICTIPPERTVALETKDSQASARRPCSRSRILVAHTRKLLESICKKGPRHRCCKHHQDNCISYCVKGFVRMFSVGYLIQCCLKVPSAFRQMFSKPSRLPSLFYNKENFQLGAFLGSFVSIYKGTSCLLRWVRNIDDELHALIAGFLAGTSMFFYKSTTISMYLFSKLVETMYFKGIEAGRFPYFPHADTVLYAISTAICFQAAVMEVHNLRPSYWKFLLRLTQGRFALMNRQLLDEFGTHASRDFKGFVPKLDAQYTTMLPSGADIQL